In one window of Ruminococcus albus AD2013 DNA:
- a CDS encoding EAL domain-containing protein, with the protein MNKKDIAALTKLFGELYTVRSEADLENVIENGIKCFGDKDISELKVQMYRLGGKMLTVDAENRDALKARRIAVLTDSERSEMEKVEEIIDGNLLKYYFQPIVSAIDGEIFSYEALMRSAADPSITPFHILKYAGLNDRLDDIEKATFMNVLTIIEREKEILGGKAIFINSIPNVSISGADAEKISELLRRNSDSAVVELTESAEADEAQLSIMKDRYRSMNIKIAVDDYGTGYSNVHNLLRYTPNFVKIDRSLLSEINSDQRKRHFVRDIIEFCHENNILALAEGVETALELRTVILMGVDLIQGYYTARPAPDLIASIPLEIKQEIKRYQQQRQDGMSTHVYKVEGSERVMLDKVKKQGYKCIRIHSSEERGDIAIVGSSALNTNIHIEIDDGFKGRVTLESAHLSSIKKSPCIKIGENCEVEISVFDDCFLRNGGIFVPESSELMFTGIGSIVIDVHDSVFYGIGGPLDKGHGKLSFCANVEFIIEAYGQQGTCIGSGLGGEINIQQGIFNIKMNGNNGVAIGAVTGSVDLDIRNCGLQVISTCLKGAIIGSRDSDAKIMLHGCSFKGVSSGNETVCLGSVNGNADVTIDNSNFVTDTRSDDLAVLGSLNKDSNVKLHNIAMIIDAVGQKAYVIGGAKGETSFHCYNVDVKITLSSVFDSITSAEGDDLKIGAGRYFVEINGEKRDLTPNI; encoded by the coding sequence ATGAACAAAAAAGATATTGCTGCACTTACGAAACTTTTCGGTGAGTTGTACACTGTTCGCAGTGAGGCGGATCTTGAGAATGTTATAGAGAATGGTATTAAATGTTTCGGTGATAAGGATATATCTGAGCTGAAAGTTCAGATGTATCGTCTAGGTGGAAAGATGCTCACTGTTGACGCTGAAAACAGAGATGCACTGAAGGCACGTCGTATTGCCGTCCTTACAGACAGTGAAAGATCTGAGATGGAGAAAGTCGAAGAGATCATTGACGGAAATCTTCTTAAATACTATTTTCAACCTATTGTCAGCGCTATAGACGGCGAGATCTTTTCATATGAAGCTCTTATGCGTTCGGCCGCAGATCCTTCGATAACACCTTTTCATATACTAAAATATGCAGGTCTTAATGACAGGCTTGATGATATAGAGAAAGCTACATTTATGAATGTACTTACTATAATTGAGCGTGAGAAAGAGATACTCGGCGGGAAAGCGATATTTATCAACAGTATACCGAATGTTAGTATTAGCGGAGCTGACGCTGAAAAGATATCCGAGCTTCTGAGAAGGAATTCGGATAGCGCTGTTGTTGAACTTACTGAGAGTGCGGAAGCTGATGAAGCACAGCTCAGTATAATGAAAGACAGATACCGCAGCATGAATATCAAGATTGCTGTTGATGATTACGGCACAGGATATTCAAATGTCCATAATCTGCTCAGATATACGCCCAATTTTGTCAAGATAGATCGTTCATTGCTCAGCGAGATCAACAGTGACCAAAGAAAGCGGCATTTTGTCCGTGATATAATAGAGTTCTGTCACGAGAATAACATACTTGCGCTGGCAGAGGGCGTTGAAACAGCTCTTGAACTGAGAACGGTGATACTTATGGGTGTTGACCTTATACAGGGTTATTATACTGCCAGGCCTGCACCTGATCTCATAGCATCTATACCTCTTGAGATAAAACAGGAGATAAAGCGTTATCAGCAGCAGCGTCAGGATGGTATGTCTACCCATGTTTACAAGGTAGAGGGCTCGGAGCGAGTAATGCTTGATAAGGTCAAAAAGCAGGGATACAAGTGCATACGCATACATTCATCTGAGGAACGAGGCGATATTGCGATAGTGGGCAGCTCTGCTTTGAATACCAATATCCATATCGAGATAGATGACGGTTTCAAAGGAAGAGTTACACTTGAAAGTGCTCATCTTTCCAGCATAAAGAAAAGTCCTTGTATTAAAATCGGTGAGAACTGCGAGGTTGAGATATCTGTTTTCGATGATTGTTTCCTTCGCAATGGAGGTATATTTGTTCCTGAAAGCTCGGAGCTTATGTTCACAGGTATTGGTTCTATCGTAATAGATGTTCATGATTCTGTATTTTACGGAATCGGCGGTCCTCTTGATAAGGGTCACGGCAAACTGAGTTTCTGCGCAAATGTTGAGTTTATAATAGAAGCTTACGGTCAGCAGGGAACTTGTATTGGTTCGGGACTTGGCGGCGAGATAAACATTCAGCAGGGCATTTTCAACATAAAGATGAATGGTAATAATGGCGTGGCGATAGGTGCTGTAACAGGAAGTGTAGATCTCGATATACGAAACTGTGGTCTTCAGGTCATAAGTACCTGCCTTAAAGGGGCGATAATTGGCAGTCGTGATAGTGATGCAAAGATCATGCTGCATGGCTGCAGTTTCAAAGGTGTTTCTAGCGGAAATGAGACTGTCTGTCTGGGTTCAGTCAATGGTAATGCAGATGTTACGATAGATAATTCCAACTTCGTTACAGATACACGTTCGGACGATCTTGCAGTGCTTGGTTCTCTGAACAAAGATAGTAATGTTAAGCTTCACAATATCGCGATGATCATTGATGCCGTAGGACAAAAAGCATATGTTATCGGCGGAGCAAAAGGTGAGACTTCGTTTCATTGCTATAATGTCGATGTAAAGATCACTCTCAGTTCAGTTTTTGATAGTATCACTTCGGCTGAGGGGGATGATCTGAAAATTGGTGCCGGCAGATATTTTGTTGAGATAAATGGTGAAAAAAGAGATCTTACCCCTAATATCTGA
- a CDS encoding phosphatase PAP2 family protein has product MFEKLIEMDGQLLLWIQDNLRFDAITPFVKAITYSANGGAIMIAATLILMIIPKTRKLGLLCAAALVVNALICNVILKNIVARIRPYEVVDGLKLIIGKQNDWSFPSGHSSGGFTVSTVIFRETPRKIGIPIIIFALLIALSRLYVGVHYPTDVICGIIIGALTGFLTCTVYHRAIVKNQTRLHRIDPC; this is encoded by the coding sequence ATGTTTGAAAAATTAATTGAAATGGACGGACAGCTTTTGCTGTGGATACAGGATAATCTTCGTTTTGACGCCATCACACCTTTTGTAAAAGCGATAACCTATTCCGCAAACGGCGGCGCCATTATGATAGCTGCCACGCTGATACTCATGATAATTCCTAAAACTCGCAAACTCGGATTATTGTGCGCTGCTGCCCTGGTAGTAAACGCCCTGATCTGCAACGTTATACTTAAAAACATAGTGGCGCGAATACGCCCTTATGAAGTCGTTGATGGACTAAAACTCATAATAGGCAAGCAAAACGACTGGTCATTCCCATCAGGCCATTCATCAGGCGGATTTACCGTCAGCACCGTGATCTTCCGTGAAACTCCCAGAAAGATAGGTATACCTATAATTATATTCGCCCTGCTTATCGCCTTGTCGCGGCTTTATGTCGGAGTACACTACCCAACCGATGTTATTTGCGGAATTATTATCGGTGCCCTGACAGGATTTTTAACCTGTACCGTATACCACCGCGCAATAGTAAAAAATCAAACTCGTCTGCACCGAATCGATCCGTGCTAA